AGGAGAATCTGACAATGAGAATGAACAAAACTGGCATATGACACCCCCTAAGGACCCCACAGTAAGTACATCTGAAATGTCAACATCTGTATATACAGTActtacatttatcttttgtttgcTCACTTCTTTAACTATTATATTTTTATCATGTCTCTCGATCCTTAAGCAAACTTTAACTCTTCTTTTCAACTGTGTAATAGTGTAGTAAGTGTGTGGTGTAGATTTAACAGAACAAAagaagaatatttatttatttcagatgGATGTTGAAGGACATGGCAACATGGACAATAATGCTGATGAGAACCCAAGAGCTGTGAAAGACAAAATATATCCCACCGCTAGGATTACTAAAGAAGAATCCCAGTTGTCAATTTTATCCTATGCTCTTAGGCATACCACAACAAAATCTGCTCTTGGTGATTTATTAGATCTAATTAATTTACATTGTCCAGAAGGAACCAATGGAGCACCAAATAGTCTATACATGTTCATGAAAGAATTTGATTGTAACTCATTTGAAATTGTGTACATCTGCCCCACATGTCATCATTACTTTGGTAATGAAATCCCAGCAAATTGTGCTTCATGTGGTTCTGAACCTGGGGATAAGAACTCTCTTATTGAATCTGGTGACATGTTCATGAAATTATCAATCAGAAAGCAACTTGAAGAAAAAATATTGGATTCTGAATTTAAAACAGCCCTGGATTACAAATGGACCAGAGTTAAAAGCAGTCCAGACAGTGTCCAAGATATATTTGATGGTGCAATGTATAAATCGGTAGATCTTCTGAATGATCCAGGTCAATTTAACCTTTCACTCACATGGAATGTTGATGGtgtccctatttttaaatcatcgCCTTTTCACATTTGGCCAATTCAAGTTGTAATTAATGAACTTCCTCCTGATATGAGAAATAAGCATGTGCTCCTGGCAGGTTTGTGGTTTGGTGCTTCTAAGCCTGAAATGAATTATTTTCTTCAGGCCTTTGTTGATGAGTGCATTCAGTTAGAGCAAGAAGGTCTGTTAGTACAGCACAGAGGACAAAGTACACAAATGCGTGTGTTCaatcttgtctgtgtgtgtgattCTGTTGCTCGCTGCTCTGTGCAAAACACAAAGCAATTTAATGGGGAATATGGATGCAACTGGTGTTATAAGAAGGGAGAAATAGTTGCCAAAGGAAATGGTTTTACTAGGGTGTATGCTTCACAACAAAGAGATGCAAGACCACGTACCCACAGTCAGCATTTTGATGATGTTAAAAGAGCAGTTGAAACTGGCACATGTGTTAATGGGGTCAAAGGGCCATCCCCTTTAATGTtcttaatgtattttaatatgaTTCTGGGATTTTCTTTTGATTACATGCATGGGATTTTACTCGGTGTTAGTAGGCAATTCACGACTCTATGGTTTGATTCAATGTACCATGGAGAGAGATGGTATTTGGGAAGATTAGTTACGACCATTGACCAACGCCTTTTTAAAATCAAACCACCAGTTAATATTACAAGACCTCCACGCTCTGTTAGGTTGCGCAAATTCTGGAAGGCTTCAGAATATAGGAATTTCCTTTTATTTTATAGTATTCCATGCCTGATTGGCATCTTACCATCTGACTATCTGGAGCACCTACTACTTCTTGTCCAAGCAACTTACTGTCTATTAAAAGATGACATGTCCTCTCATGACATTGATGTAGCTGAACACCTATTAAAAACGTTTGTGAGCCGCTTTGAAAGATTGTATGGCAAATGTCATGTCAGTTTTAATGTGCACATTTTGGAGCATGCTGCACAGTCGGTACGAAACTGGGGTCCACTATGGTGCCAAAGTGCATTTATTTTTGAAAGTCACAATGGTACCTTGCAAAAGCTCTTTCATGGCACCCAGGCTGTTCCAGAACAAATAGTTAATAGCTTTTCCCTTTTTCAAAGTGTTCCAAGACTATTTTCTACTGTTTACAATGGcagtgttaaaaaaacaagcaCATACTTTGTTGAGCGTATGCTACGTGGGTACAAACTTGCCACAAactgtgttaaaaaaaacaaacacaatatttCAGGGCTCACCTATACTAAGAGCACCAACACCAAGGGAGGCGTTTCTGTTACGAGAGCAAAACATTCATGTTGACcaatgtgcattttttttaagagctTTAATTAATGGAAACAGGGTTCATTCAAAAGCAAGCACAACACTGTAAATAAGAGTTAACCACGCAGTTTTAACAGAACAAGGCACAATGTCACTGTTCAGATCATTTGTTGATGTGGGTCTTGACACAGGCTATGCCTTTATTGATCCAATTAGTACAACCAGGTTTAACATGGTtaaagacagacaaacaggaACTATTTTGTCAGGGATAGTTACGGAAAATTATATCTCAAGTGATGTCAAATTAATCAAGTGCAATGAGATTAGAACAACTtgtgtttacttaaaaaatgtgGGATGTGTACATAATTTACTTTGCATTCAACCCAACAAATGGGAAGTTGACTGATTTGTAGTCCAGAATTACCCTAtcctaaagtcatttttgtcacatatttacaatttcaaaCAAATAGCTTGAGCATTCTTGAACTTTTGCAGTTAATACATATGTACATAGGATACATATTgttaatatatgtatgtgtatgcatctgtgtgtttgtttgtttgtttgtgtgtgtgtatatatatatacatatgatATGAAATAAGGATGTATTACTGATTTTCTCAAGGTCTAAGGCAGTCTGTGGACTGGACCTGGCTGAATTATAATTCttattcattttgtttttatttgtttgtctattcccttttgttttatttggaaAATGTATTTGGCCAGTTTAATTAATAAGCTCTGATTTTAATaagtttttttatgttaaatcacACTGCTAAATAAAATTACTTTGTGGACTGTTTACatctatgtatatttttttcatatcCCATGCAAAGTTATAGCAATATAACATGTACATTTGTCCTGCAGGTTTGTCTTACATGACTTTTAAATTATTAGTAATGAAGTCTATCACTTGATAAACTCTTTTGAGTCCATCAGAAATGTAACATATAGCAACACCTTacataaaatctttattttaaatcCGGCAGGAATCAtttctgtagtgttgaacagtCCTAAAGGATTCCTGTAGGTAAATAATGAACAACCTGCAGGAATTCTTCATTCCTGGATGACATTGCACAATCCTAGGACAAGTGTGTGAACAGACCTACAGGACTTCTACAGTATAGGTAATAAATCCTGCAGGAATCCTACATTCCTGTAGGATACACAGTCCTGCAGGAATAACCCTGTCCTGTAGGATTTTTATTCTATCACACAGGAATCCTGCACATAACTACAGTCCTTCATAATTCCTGCAGGACATTTAACAGTCCTACAGACATGTCTGCAGACATACCTACAGGATTCCTGTAGGTATATGATAAAACCTGCAGGAATTCTTCATTCCTGCAGGACATTACACAGTCCTACAGGACAAGTATGTGAACAGACCTACAGGACTCCTGCAGGAATGTGCCCTGTCCTGCAGGATTTTTGTTCTGTCCTACAGGATTCCTGCACATAGGACCAAAATCCTACAGGAATCCTGCAGGATTTTTTTGTAAGGGAAGGGTGTTACCAGATTTCACACTGAGCGGTGTAAATCAAACCACGCCTCCACTTAACATTTCCTGTCAGGGATTTTACCGCCATTTTCTTTCAAAGGAGGACTGAAGAGATGAGGTAAATAAGTTTAATAATATTTACATGGTTTAGCTAAATTAAACTGTTATTTCTCTGTCTGACTCTACGCAGCCATTTGCCAAAAAACCTAAATAAGATATTTGTTCGTTATTTGGTTCAGTTTAATCAGAGCTACGTTGTGTTACGTTGTTCCCTTGTTAGTTTGGTATAAAGTTAAACTGCTAGCTAAAAGTTTTAACCAAGAAGGATAATATTAACAGGAGATATGAATGAATGTAAAAATTGAACCATGATAAAACGCGACATGCACTACAAATTGAAGGTAtgaaattaagttaaatgaaaACTTGTTTATTCACCATATGATGCTCGTTATGAGGTAATCATATAGGCTAGATACCGTGAGTTAACGAGGTCGTTTACATGCACGTGAGTGCACGGATATCGGTTAATTATTCAAATTACTGAAAAACACGGAGAAAACCGCAACCGCATcgttatgtgttttttttttagatgtatGCAAACAGGGAAAATATCGCCACATCAACAATTCATTTTACCTCAGAATATGCACAGATTGGATGCATTGTGTGTTGTAAGCTTTTCGTGGCGCTAGATGTCAGACAGATGCAAATACATACGAAAGTGTAAAACGTGTATGGCgaacatttgtttttctgtcattatAGATGCTAGTTTGGTGAAAGTACACACTGAGTGCTTCAAATCATTCAGAAGAGATGCTGTTTTTAAGGGCAGTTTATTAAAGAAGACCTGACATGGATGACTTCCAATGAGAAACGACTGCTAATACTTATATAAATTCATTACAGAaggtaagtttatatatttatacatataaatcattttatttgacaTAACTGAACAGTTAACCAATCTTTTTAGTatagttttgtacatattatGGTTATTAATCAGGCAAGAAAGTGACATGACCTGCtgccaactttaataaaaatatattatcttcTCATACATCGTTTTGCTATTGATATCATATTAAATAGCAATCAAATTGATtactattttgaaaatgtataattgaAGATTCATATTGTCTTGAgtgctgtttttaatataaaaagaatgttgagttttcagagtctttattgtcatttttttgtgataggaCCCTACCAGACTATTTGAATACGGCATACCCATGAATTCTGGAACTGTTATTTCTTAACCCAGTTTGGAGGATAAGAGCTTACCAACTATGTGAGTACACACAGTACTTTAGTACTGTACACTGTCTCTAACATGATTATACTGAGATAATTTTGATTCAAATAACGGTTAAAACTGCATCCATTTTGGTATTTTCTTGACCCTTTTTGTCTTTGAAAATCTGCAGAAATATGCTGAGGTGATGTATTGCAAAATAGCCAACATACAACAATTAAAGGATAATTGCAGCCTATATCCTGATGAAGATATGGATGACCCTCTGTCTGGTCAATAGAAGTTTAAATATGGTAAGTGTAAATGGGTTTGCTACTTTTAcggttttaaagtttaactgtATACTCATGGTGTTTAAATTCTGTTTTGCTAGGATGGGACAGTGATGTGGCAGCTCTTCCCTGGCTCATTCACCTCTTGCCTTCATTTGTGAAAGGAAGAAAGACTGGAGAGGGTCAATGTGCAACTGAAGCTACTGATTGTGCtgtgtaagtttttttttggtattttgttCTAGTTGTTTATTCAGCAGTTAGTTTGCTTGCATTGTTCACCCCATGTAAATGCATACAAGTTCATAAATA
The sequence above is drawn from the Misgurnus anguillicaudatus chromosome 22, ASM2758022v2, whole genome shotgun sequence genome and encodes:
- the LOC129446181 gene encoding uncharacterized protein isoform X1; translation: MEYKLYLQHKRIIPTATKRRWSDSQKGFRKHYKTWLQDPMHQDATSNCEEESSSHCNKPPHHSTDDTSESEEENSSQCNKPPHHFTDDTSESEEEEWDELNTTLHHNMQGESDNENEQNWHMTPPKDPTMDVEGHGNMDNNADENPRAVKDKIYPTARITKEESQLSILSYALRHTTTKSALGDLLDLINLHCPEGTNGAPNSLYMFMKEFDCNSFEIVYICPTCHHYFGNEIPANCASCGSEPGDKNSLIESGDMFMKLSIRKQLEEKILDSEFKTALDYKWTRVKSSPDSVQDIFDGAMYKSVDLLNDPGQFNLSLTWNVDGVPIFKSSPFHIWPIQVVINELPPDMRNKHVLLAGLWFGASKPEMNYFLQAFVDECIQLEQEGLLVQHRGQSTQMRVFNLVCVCDSVARCSVQNTKQFNGEYGCNWCYKKGEIVAKGNGFTRVYASQQRDARPRTHSQHFDDVKRAVETGTCVNGVKGPSPLMFLMYFNMILGFSFDYMHGILLGVSRQFTTLWFDSMYHGERWYLGRLVTTIDQRLFKIKPPVNITRPPRSVRLRKFWKASEYRNFLLFYSIPCLIGILPSDYLEHLLLLVQATYCLLKDDMSSHDIDVAEHLLKTFVSRFERLYGKCHVSFNVHILEHAAQSVRNWGPLWCQSAFIFESHNGTLQKLFHGTQAVPEQIVNSFSLFQSVPRLFSTVYNGSVKKTSTYFVERMLRGYKLATNCVKKNKHNISGLTYTKSTNTKGGVSVTRAKHSC
- the LOC129446181 gene encoding uncharacterized protein isoform X2 — translated: MEYKLYLQHKRIIPTATKRRWSDSQKGFRKHYKTWLQDPMHQDATSNCEEESSSHCNKPPHHSTDDTSESEEEEWDELNTTLHHNMQGESDNENEQNWHMTPPKDPTMDVEGHGNMDNNADENPRAVKDKIYPTARITKEESQLSILSYALRHTTTKSALGDLLDLINLHCPEGTNGAPNSLYMFMKEFDCNSFEIVYICPTCHHYFGNEIPANCASCGSEPGDKNSLIESGDMFMKLSIRKQLEEKILDSEFKTALDYKWTRVKSSPDSVQDIFDGAMYKSVDLLNDPGQFNLSLTWNVDGVPIFKSSPFHIWPIQVVINELPPDMRNKHVLLAGLWFGASKPEMNYFLQAFVDECIQLEQEGLLVQHRGQSTQMRVFNLVCVCDSVARCSVQNTKQFNGEYGCNWCYKKGEIVAKGNGFTRVYASQQRDARPRTHSQHFDDVKRAVETGTCVNGVKGPSPLMFLMYFNMILGFSFDYMHGILLGVSRQFTTLWFDSMYHGERWYLGRLVTTIDQRLFKIKPPVNITRPPRSVRLRKFWKASEYRNFLLFYSIPCLIGILPSDYLEHLLLLVQATYCLLKDDMSSHDIDVAEHLLKTFVSRFERLYGKCHVSFNVHILEHAAQSVRNWGPLWCQSAFIFESHNGTLQKLFHGTQAVPEQIVNSFSLFQSVPRLFSTVYNGSVKKTSTYFVERMLRGYKLATNCVKKNKHNISGLTYTKSTNTKGGVSVTRAKHSC